DNA from Kitasatospora herbaricolor:
AGGGGCGTCAGGAGATCTCCTGACGCCCCTTCGGCATGGTCCGGCGCCGCGGTCCGCGGCTCATTCCTCGGTGCCCGCCTCGGGCCCGTCCTCGCCGGTCTTGGTGTCGGTGGCACCGGTCTCCGGCTCCGCCGGCCGCTCGGCGGTGGCGTGCCCGGCGACCGGCTTCTCACCGGTCGGGCCGAGGTTCTCCCGGCGGCGCAGGTAGCGCTCGAACTCGCGGGCGATCGCGTCGCCCGACGCCTCGGGGAGCTCGGCGGTGTCCTGGGCCTCCTCCAGCTGCTGGACGTACTCGGCCACCTCGCTGTCCTCGGCGGCCAGCTGGTCCACCCCGAGCTGCCAGGCGCGGGAGTCCTCGCCGAGCTCGCCCGGCGGGATCCGCAGGTCGAGCAGGTCCTCCAGCTTGTTGAGCAGCGCCAGGGTGGCCTTGGGGTTCGGCGGCTGCGCGACGTAGTGCGGCACGGCCGCCCAGAGCGTCACGGCCGGCACCCCGGCGTGCGTGCAGGCCTCCTGGAGCACGCCGACGATCCCGGTCGGGCCCTCGTAGCGGCTCTCCTCCAGGTCGAGGGTGCGGGCCAGGTCGGGGTCGGAGGTGACTCCGCTGACGGGCACCGGGCGGCTGTGCGGGGTGTCGCCGAGCAGCGCGCCCAGGATCACCACCAGCTCCACGCCCAGCTCGTGGGCGAAGCCGAGCAGCTCGTTGCAGTACGAGCGCCAGCGCATGCTGGGTTCGATGCCGCGGACGAGGACCAGGTCCCTGGTCCTCGGCTCGGTGACCCGGACGACCGAGAGCCGGGTGGTCGGCCAGGTGATCCGGCGGACCCCGCCGTCCAGCCAGACGGTCGGCCGGTTCACCTGGAAGTCGTAGTAGTCCTCCGCGTCCAGGGCGGCGAACACCTTCCCGCTCCAGGTCTCGTCCAGATGCGCCACGGCCGCCGAGGCGGCGTCACCGGCGTCGTTCCAGCCCTCGAAGGCGCACACCATCACCGGGTCGATCAACTCGGGAACATCTTCCAGCTCGATCACCCAGCGTCTCCCTCCGGTCGGCCGGCGGCCGTGCGCCCGGCCCTCCCGGGCCTGCAAGGGCGCCGTTGGCCGGCTGCCGACTGTTGAACCTCTCCACCCATGGGGCCGCTCGCCCCATGGTCCCTACCTGCCCAGCCTACGGGCTTTGATGCGCGCGGCAGGTGCCGGACGGCAGGCCGGTGGGGTCAGTTTGCGGGACCGGCGGGCGTCGATCCAACGGATATCCGGCCAGCTCCGCGCCCGGACGGCCGGGGGCGGCCGGCTGTTCGAGGCCGAGCCGGGGTTTGCAAATTTTCGCAAGGAAATTGCGCTTTTCGTCGTATACTCGCAAGCATGACACGACGACTTGCTCAGGTGGCCCAGAAGGTCGGGGTGAGCGAAGCCACGGTCAGCCGTGTGCTGAACGAGAAGCCCGGCGTCTCGGAGGCGACCAGGGCCGCGGTGCTGACGGCGCTCGACGTCCTGGGCTACGAGCGGCCCACCCAGCTCCGCGGCGAGCGGGCCCGGCTGGTCGGACTGGTGCTCCCCGAGCTGCAGAACCCGATCTTCCCGGCCTTCGCCGAGGTGGTCGGCGGCGCGCTCGCCGGCCAGGGCTTCACGCCCGTGCTCTGCACCCAGACGGCCGGCGGCGTCTCCGAGGCCGACTACGTCGACCTGCTGCTGGAGCAGCACGTCTCCGGCGTGGTCTTCTTCGGCGGCCTCTACGCCCAGCAGGACGCCCCGCACGAGCACTACGACCGGCTCGCCGAGCGCAGCCTGCCCACCGTGCTGCTGAACGCGGCCATCGACGACCTGGACTTCCCCCGGGTCTCCTGCGACGACGCGGTGGCGGTCGAACAGGCCATCGGCCACCTCAAGCAGCTCGGCCACCGGCGGATCGGCATGGTGCTCGGCCCGGCCGACCACATGCCGTCCCGGCGCAAGCTGGCCGCCGCCCGGGCCGCCGCCGAGCGGGCCGGCCTGGAGCTGCCGGACGAGCTGGTCGAGCGCGCCCTGTTCAGCCTGGAGGGCGGCCAGGCCGCGACCACCCGACTGCTGCGCCAGGACGTCACCGGCATCGTCTGCGCGAGCGACCCGCTGGCGCTCGGCGCCGTCCGCGCGGTGCGCCGGGCGGGCCTCTCGGTGCCGGACGACGTGTCGGTGATCGGCTACGACGACTCCGCGTTCATGACCTGCACCGACCCGCCGCTGACCACCGTCCGCCAGCCGATCGAGGCGATGGGGCGGGCCGCCGTCGAGCTGCTGGCGGGGGAGATCGCGGGCGTCAAGGTCACCCATGACGAGCTGCTCTTCGAGCCCGAGCTGGTGGTGCGCGGCTCCACGGCGCCGGCCCGGGTCCGGGCCTGAGCGACACCGCGACCGGAGCCGCCGCGGTCGGAGCGTGCCGCGGTGGCGGCGCGCCGCGCCCGCGCGGGGCGTGACCCGCGCGGGCGGACGGTGATCGGACGGTGGCGGAGGGCGGGTGCGGTCGCACCCGCCCTCCTTCGCGTGTGCGCGATCGGGCAGCCGGGCATCGGCGGGTTGCGTGATCCGGTAGTGATCGTGCGGGAGTCTGCCGGACCGGTCCCCGCCCCGCGCCCTCCCGGCCCCGGGCGCCCCGCGCCGGCGCCCCCGCGGCCGGCCCCGGCGCGATGATGGAGGCAGGGGGCCGGACGGCAGACGAGGAGCCGGGCCGATGAGAAGGCCGCTGATCGCCCTTGGTGCGGTGGCCGCGACGGGCGCGGGCCTCTTCGCGCTCGGCCGCTGCCTGCCGCTGAAGCACACGGCCCGCAGGTCGCTGGAGGTGTACCGGCCGCCCGAGGCGGTCTGGGACGCCCTCGTCGACATCGACCGCTACCCCCGCTGGCGGCCGGGCCTGATCCGGGTGGAGCGCCTCCC
Protein-coding regions in this window:
- a CDS encoding LacI family DNA-binding transcriptional regulator, with amino-acid sequence MTRRLAQVAQKVGVSEATVSRVLNEKPGVSEATRAAVLTALDVLGYERPTQLRGERARLVGLVLPELQNPIFPAFAEVVGGALAGQGFTPVLCTQTAGGVSEADYVDLLLEQHVSGVVFFGGLYAQQDAPHEHYDRLAERSLPTVLLNAAIDDLDFPRVSCDDAVAVEQAIGHLKQLGHRRIGMVLGPADHMPSRRKLAAARAAAERAGLELPDELVERALFSLEGGQAATTRLLRQDVTGIVCASDPLALGAVRAVRRAGLSVPDDVSVIGYDDSAFMTCTDPPLTTVRQPIEAMGRAAVELLAGEIAGVKVTHDELLFEPELVVRGSTAPARVRA
- a CDS encoding PAC2 family protein, which gives rise to MIELEDVPELIDPVMVCAFEGWNDAGDAASAAVAHLDETWSGKVFAALDAEDYYDFQVNRPTVWLDGGVRRITWPTTRLSVVRVTEPRTRDLVLVRGIEPSMRWRSYCNELLGFAHELGVELVVILGALLGDTPHSRPVPVSGVTSDPDLARTLDLEESRYEGPTGIVGVLQEACTHAGVPAVTLWAAVPHYVAQPPNPKATLALLNKLEDLLDLRIPPGELGEDSRAWQLGVDQLAAEDSEVAEYVQQLEEAQDTAELPEASGDAIAREFERYLRRRENLGPTGEKPVAGHATAERPAEPETGATDTKTGEDGPEAGTEE